A stretch of Aedes aegypti strain LVP_AGWG chromosome 2, AaegL5.0 Primary Assembly, whole genome shotgun sequence DNA encodes these proteins:
- the LOC5577107 gene encoding cyclin-dependent kinase 9, which yields MSSSGREGHSSGMQMSTSSTVLSMAEKQKYIEDYDFPYCDESSKYEKVAKIGQGTFGEVFKAREKKSNKKFVAMKKVLMDNEKEGFPITALREIRILQLLKHENVVNLIEICRTKATANNRYRSTFYLVFDFCEHDLAGLLSNMNVKFSLGEIKKVMQQLLNGLYYIHSNKILHRDMKAANVLITKNGVLKLADFGLARAFSITKNGQANRYTNRVVTLWYRPPELLLGDRNYGPPVDMWGAGCIMAEMWTRSPIMQGATEQQQLIFISQLCGSFTTEVWPGVDNLELYQKMELPMGHKRKVRDRLRPYVKDPNGVDLLDKLLILDPKERIDADSALNHDFFWTDPMPSDLSKMLSQHTQSMFEYLTPPRRACQMRQYQQQMVNTMQQRPQDNSYQDRVY from the exons ATGAGCTCCTCTGGCCGCGAGGGACATTCCTCCGGGATGCAAATGTCCACCTCGAGTACGGTGCTCAGCATGGCGGAGAAGCAAAAGTACATCGAGGATTACGACTTTCCGTACTGCGACGAGTCCAGCAAGTACGAGAAGGTTGCCAAAATCGGCCAGGGTACTTTCGG CGAGGTGTTCAAGGCGCGCGAGAAGAAATCCAACAAGAAGTTCGTCGCCATGAAGAAGGTTCTGATGGACAACGAGAAGGAGGGTTTTCCGATTACGGCACTGCGCGAGATCCGGATCCTGCAGCTGCTGAAGCACGAAAATGTGGTGAATCTGATCGAGATTTGTCGGACCAAGGCCACGGCCAACAATCGCTACCGGTCGACGTTTTATCTGGTGTTCGATTTCTGCGAGCACGATTTGGCCGGATTGTTGTCGAACATGAACGTTAAGTTCAGTCTGGGTGAGATCAAGAAGGTCATGCAGCAACTGCTGAATGGGTTGTATTACATCCACAGCAACAAGATCTTGCATCGGGACATGAAGGCTGCCAACGTTCTGATAACGAAGAATGGCGTTCTGAAGCTGGCCGATTTCGGATTAGCTCGAGCTTTCAGCATAACTAAAAACGGTCAAGCGAACCGTTACACCAACAGGGTGGTAACTCTGTGGTATCGCCCGCCGGAACTGTTGCTCGGCGATCGCAACTATGGACCTCCGGTGGACATGTGGGGAGCCGGATGCATTATGGCCGAAATGTGGACTCGTTCGCCAATTATGCAAGGCGCAACGGAACAGCAACAGCTGATCTTCATTTCGCAACTGTGCGGATCATTCACAACCGAGGTCTGGCCCGGCGTAGACAATCTGGAACTGTACCAGAAGATGGAGCTCCCGATGGGACACAAGCGCAAAGTGCGCGATCGATTACGGCCGTACGTAAAGGACCCGAACGGGGTCGACCTTCTAGATAAGCTACTCATCCTGGATCCGAAAGAGCGCATCGATGCGGATTCCGCGCTGAATCATGACTTCTTCTGGACTGATCCGATGCCAAGTGACCTGAGCAAGATGTTGTCCCAGCACACGCAGAGTATGTTCGAGTACCTGACGCCGCCGAGACGCGCCTGCCAGATGCGCCAGTATCAGCAGCAGATGGTCAACACGATGCAGCAGCGGCCGCAGGATAACAGCTACCAGGACCGCGTGTATTAA